TTAAAGAATGGCAAATTAACGTTGGCCATGCACCTATCTATAACCATAACCCAGATGTTTTTAGCACAATTTCAGGCCATACTATTAAACAATCCATCACAAAAGTGAAAACAAGGGACTACGCCAAAACAGCACAGATGTGAGTGGGTTTAGAAGGGTGCAAAACACAAgcaaaaatatcaaacataCCAATAATAAACAGGAGGCTACTAGAGTTGCCAAAGAATATACAAACATCATATCAAACCCTAGTAAGAAAAATTACAACAGCACATGCAGCCAAGAACTCCTAACCAATTTTTCATATTGTTATTTGTTAATCATCCCAGCTTTCTTTTCAAAATTGTGGTGAAGAAGAAATAAGATCAATGGAAGTTGTAATTATAAGATTTGCCACCCATTTGTATCTGGACTAGACAGCAGGGAAAGTCCAAAAAAATGTAGCAACTAAATTTATTTTACAAAACAACAGTGGCACTACACAAAAGGTATGTAAAGCCACCAGAGCCCAAATGTTGTTTTACTAAAGGGTGCAAGCAAACTGCCTAGTTCAATATCATCAATATTCTCAATATAACAGATGACAGCTCTAGTCACCTGCAATTGTCATAAAGGTGAGTAACAAACTTTCTACATGGTCATCAAGCTACCTTTCCCTCAGGGGTAGCTGGCTAGGAATTAATCCAGTGCAATGTCTTTGCCCTACATTACCAATATATCTAAAACTTGCTCAAAACATTTTGTCATGGGAAGAGGATATCTAGTGATATAAAAATTGGTTCTGAAGTAGAAAATACCCTATCCACACAGTTTTCAGGATACAAATATTTGGAATGCGTGATTTTGGACATTAATCAGTTACGTAGTACACTTGTAGTTCAAGTTAAAAGCATGGAGGTGAATATTTTTGCTACAGGACTGGGCAGCATGTAGGTTTTATAACCAATTCAACTGCAAGGTGGAAGCTTGCTGCAAAATATAGAAGACTGAAATTATTGTTTAGGTATTATAGCTTGAAAAAGGAAAGAGAGCATGTGTACCTTTTGCTTCTTCCCCTTACTCTTCTGTTCAGCCTTTGATGTACTCTTCTGGTCAGCAGAAACAGTGGTTTTCTTTTCTGCACCTTTCTTgttctttttgttctttttaGGATTGCTATTTTTCCCATTCTGCTCATCTCCTTTGCTTGCTGAAGCACTGCCTTCATTAGAAGAGGATGGCCCTTCCATCTTATCATCAGCACCATTACCATTGCCAGATTCCTCAGGCTGAACCTCACTTTTACCATGCCTCTCATTATCAGCATAAGTACCTTCATCTTGTTCCTTCTTCGCTGCCCGTCTCCTGCGTCCTTTCCTTTTAGTATTATTAACTTCAGAACTTctgtcatcatcatcctcctcctcagcaGCACCTGATGAAGTTTTTTCTGTAGGAGCCACATAACCACCCTTCCTGTTCTTGCGGCTTGACAGCATAGCCTCCAAAACACTCGCCTCATCATAAGAACCAACCTCCTGCTCTGCACTATCAAAAACCTTATCACCATCCTCTTTATCACGCACCTCCAAGCCTTCCTCCAAGTCTTCAGCCAACTCTTCTGCGGCATCTGAAAATGCACTCTCATCATCCGACTCCTGCATAGGCTTAAAATCAAACCCCACATCAACTTCATCCAAatcaccttccccctcctcctctgcctccttcaaagatccctcctcctccttaaaCGCCATCCTCAGCTCTGCGATCTTATCCCTATGCTTCTTCGACTGCTCGTGGTTCTTCCACTGCTTATCCGATTTGAACTTCTTATTACACGCCACACAGTACagctcctccttcctcttggCCTtcatctcctcttcctcctcgtcatcatacaacccttcctcttcctccaccctCGCCCAATCAGGCTCCTGATATGCCATGGCccgctccttcttcctcttctcctcctcctttttcctctccttctcctcagccttcctcttctcctcctctgctTTCTTCTTCAGCGCCATGTCCACCACCCTCTTGTCCCTCTTCTTGCAGAACGCAGCGAGGCCCCTGACGGCGTCATTGTACTCCCGGCGCGCCTTGCGCATCGCCTTCTTGTTGTCCTCCTCCATGAGCCTCCGGACGCGGCGGTTCTCCCCGCGCGCGGCGTCCCACTCGGCCGCCCACCCGAAATCCATGACCGAGCCAAAGCCCAGCCAGTAATTGTAGAAGGCGGTGACCTGCGTGTAGGGGGAATCGAGGTTCCCGAtgacgggcggcgcggcgggctcgGGGACCCCCATCCGGCGCGCGTAGGCGAGCTCCTGCGCGAAGACCCTGTCGAAGACGTCGCCGTAGACCTTGTAGAAGCCGCGGCCGGTGTCGGAGAAGCCGgagaaggcggaggaggagaagaaggcgaAGAGGTCCGGGACGGGGGAGGCGGatttggcgccggcggcggaggcgtcggaGAAGAGGATCTGGGAGCGGTGGGAGTCGTAGTAGGCACGCTCCTGCGGGTCGGAGAGGACGGAGTGCGCGTGCTGGAGCTCCtggaaggcggcggtggcggcggcgaggtcggcgccgGGGCCCTGCTTGTCGGGGTGGAGGGAGAGCGCGAGGCGGCGGAAGGCGAGCTTGATATCGGTGGGGGAGCAGTCGCGGGGGAGGCCCAGGACCTCGTAGTAGCAGCGCttcggcgcgccgcccgccgcggacgccatggccgccgccgcgctagGGTTTGGGCTCCCGGAGGTGTCGCGGGTGAGGGGGGAGGGGATTCACGGCGGGTCCAACTTGTTTTTCTCTTCGAGGACGAAGTTGTAATTTGACGCGGATAAGGATACGGCTACTGGTGCAGTGATTTTTACCGTATTCACTTTGGACTTTGCCTAAAAATTTTATTTGAGAATTATAAGTACTAGTAATACTTTGGATTTTAGAGAAATGGAGCCCATTTCGTAATATTGTTCGACTAGAATTTGTTATGTTTATTACCAGCAGTTCAATTTACCGTGCAAGCTACTTCGCAGTACAATTTATCCGtttgatttttctttctctttttctttcttctccctgCACCTTCTCttgtgcttcttttttttatggCTAGTATTGCCATTTGCCAAAGCGAATTTTGAAACACTGCGCACCGATAGACACTCACTTAGTCACTTAAAAGCATATGTACTCATAGTAAAAAGCATGTAACATGTTTAAACCTATTGTGGTAGCTGTTTCTTGAGATTTATGTAAACGACCATAGGAACCTAACTGCTTAGTTAATTTATGCTCTAACTCATAAGAACAATTTGTGTCTAATTCATAACAACTTTTCAAGAACTATACTTTTGAATTTGTACTCAAGTTGTAGTTTGACTTATTCTCCTAAAATGTCTTGGCTTACAACATGATACTATGGCATTTATACTTGCTTGCCTCTTCCACGCCATTGGTTATCTATGCTAGCTCAAGTTCAAGCGTGAACTCcccaaagggaaaaaaaaaaagatcaagcgTGAAAATTTCACCGTCTAGGGTGCATTGCTACTTATGCTCATATGTTACTTTTGGTTGGCTTGGCTTTTGATGAATTCGGCCATCCTATAAATACGATGCTCATATGTTACAGTGTTTCAGATGAATTTTACTCGAAGTAAAATCACTGCAGCGACAACTTGCAGGCCACACTGGGCTGTGGGCCTGTGGCACAACTGCACAAGACTTATGGCCCTGTTGATTTCAAACCGAGACGCGACGACAAGAAAGAAGAGGCACAGCCGTGGAGCAAAATGGTACTAGTGGGCTTTCTGGCCCAAGCCCCCGTACACGCACAACACAATCGGTACTTGATCCCCTCGTTGTGGGCCGCTTGCCACGTCCACGGCCAaaccctcgccgtcgccgccaccgccgtcggctCGTGAGTAGAGAGAGGGCACTGttgcggaggaggaaggggatcgatccgccgccgccaccacaggaAACGATGCGACCGCCGCCTGCAGCCACTCGCCGTCCGCGGCAGCACCTCTGGTACGCATTCCACACgaatccccttcttcctcctcatccgctccctcccctccggcggcATGTCAAGAACTGACGAACTCAACTTGGGAAAACGAATCAAGAACTCAAAGACGCAAAGGGAGAACTCGAATCAGAGATGATAAAGAGATAGCTGTTAACGGAATCGGCAAAACGATGGCGAATTCGATAcagggcgccgccggggagACGACGAACTACGGCTACCTACTTTACCACTACTAGGGTTCTGGGACAAGTTCTCGACGCCCCTTACAGACCAGCTGACCAGCCTAAATACAGTGGCTGCGTCATTTACATTAACACGAGCTTAACTGAAGTAAATGAGTACTGTTAACTGTCTGAAAACGGAAGGAGGAAGATAAACAAAGTCGGAGACGAGGAGAGCCTCAATTGCAAGATGGGCGATGCTGGAGAAGTCGATGAAGCGTTTTACGTGTTGCCGGCTTGCTCTGTTCCCTTCTCTGACGAACTGAAAGGCTCTTCTCTTTAACTGACTGGCACTTCTCCTGACACGGCACTGGCCTCTAACCTCTCTCGCCTCCTCCGTGGCTCCGTCTGCAAGGTGGAGATGGCGGTTGCCGATGATGGCCGGTGGCTCCGGCTCGAAGAAGAGGGCCCGGAGGACGCGGAAGCCGGACCCGACGGCGCTGCTCACGGACGACCTCCTCGTCGAGATCCTCGCGCGCGTACCGTACAGGTCCCTCTGCCGCTGCCGGTGCGTCTCCAAGCGCTGGCGCGCGCTCATCTCCCACCCCGACCACCGCGCGAGGCTCCCCCAGACCCTCGCCGGCATCTTCTATCACGgacccgtcgccgtcggcggtggcggctcccCGGAGTCAACGTCGACAAGCAACTGCTTCGCCAGCGTGCCCGGGACCGCCCCTCCGCTCATCCACACTTCCTTCTCGTTCCTGCCCGACCGCGAGCGGGAGGAACTCGTGTTGGTGGACAGCTGCAACGGACTCATCCTCTGCCGCTGCTACAGGTTCCCTGACGAAGGCGAGTTCGATTACCTTGTCCTCAACCCTGCCACCGAGAAGTGGGTCGCCGTGCCTATCACGCGGCGCTGGTCGAGCAAGGTTCAGACGGTTCACCTCGGGTTCGACCCCGCCGTCTCCTCGCACTTCCATGTCTTTGAGTTTCAAGTGGATATAGATGACGATGATTATGATGCTGGGGATGGCCATGTCCTAGGGGTGAAGATCTACTTGTCCGCAACTGGAGTTTGGAGCCACAGGCAGAGTGGCTGGAGCATGGAAATTTCGTTCGAGCTCGATCTTAAAAGCGTATTTCTTGATGGCATGCTGTATGTAATTGCCAGGGAGAGTGTGGTTGGGTCAGTGGATGTGGAGGGGAAAACTTGGAGGATAATCAATTTTCCACGCAGCAAGGATTCACGGTTCTATGATACTGGTGGTGGATTCATTGATCTGTCCCAGGGGCGGTTGCATCTTGcaaatgatgatgatatggtcgGTGATAAGCTAGCAATCTGGGTACTCGAGGATAAAGACAATGAACAATGGACCCTAAAGCACACAGTCCGCAATAAGCATCTGGTCAGAAGGAAGCATGTCCACTTTGGATTTCATGAGTTTATAGTTGTTGCCATCCACCCAGACCGCAATATGGTATTCTTTGTTTTTGGTCTTGAGAAAACACTAATCTCTTATGACATGGATAGCGGGAAAGTATCTATCATCCGTAATCTTGGACGCACTTGCAACGAACATTTTCTTCCATATGTTCCTTGTTTTCAAACTCATTACCAGATGGTGGGAACTGGGAACCAGCAATCTGACTTCCTCAGCATGGCTCAACTTTTGCCAATGGTTCTGATCATATCGACATCTGGTTTTCAGTTGCAGCTGCAGTAGCTACTAGCCTACTACTCATCTCTCCCAAGGGCGGCTGCATCTTGCAACTGGTGATGATGATGCGGCCAATGATAAGCTAGAAATCTGGGTACTTGAGGATAAAGACAGTGAAGAATGGACCTTAAAGCACCCGGTAAGCTTTAAGCATCTGGTCGGAAAGAAGCATGTCAACCATATGGATTTCATGACTTTTGTGTTGTTGCTTTCCACCCAGACCGCAACATGGTATTCTTTTGTTTTTGGCCGTGAAAAGAAAACACTAATGTCTTATGACATGCATAGCAGGAGAGTGCACATCATCCATAATCTTGGACACTCTGGCTATAAACATTTTCTTCCATATGTTCCCTTATTTTCAAAGTCCTTACCAGGTGGTGGGAATGGGAACCAGTAATCTGACTTTATCAGCACGGCTCAACCTTTTAAGATGGTCCTGATCATCAGATCATAGTGTGGTCCTCTGTTGCAGCAGCAGCGGGTACTACTTATATGTGTCATTTGGATGCTGTTGTACTTTTGTTTGGTGCATGAGTACACTCATGTGTCATGCGTCCTCAATTTATGGAGCTAGCTGTTTCAGTTAACTTAGTAATTCTACTTTCCGTTATCTAATTTATTTGTGTATGATGTGGCAATGTGGCAGTGCCAAACAATTTCTAGGACAGTGTATGATATCACTGTTTTATGTTAATTTCTGGTATGCTTGTTATCCAccgtgccttttttttttcgccCCTTTTTGTAATGTCTTGCATTGTGAGTTATTATGCAGTCAAAATATATGTTctcctttgttttttctttctttttttagcaTTGTAGTCCTTGTGTATTAGATATTTATATTTCACTTTGGTTCCAGTGGATGTTTTCCTGTGTGGGATTCTATGTTTATTTGCTGAAATCATCTATACTACTGAAATATAGCTTGTTTTTGTTTTATATTTCTGTTAGTTATATTCAATTAGTTGCTATCAAATACACATATATTATAGTTAAAAAAATCAATATGCAAGTTGTGTCCATTTAGGCGACAAATTGCCTGTTTTTTTAAGTGATGGCTTCCAAATGAAAGGAATTTCTTGCACAACACTAAGAGTTTGATAATCTATGTTCTTTACTGGTTTAATCGTTAAAACATAGATACCAACACTGTATAATATGTGGGCACTAGGTTCAGCTATTACTCATTATTCTTTTTGTATGCGAAACATTTACTAATTGTTCTCTCTAGTAGTCTCTTCAACAGTTTTTTAAtaactttcaaaaaaaagttttttttgtaATATCTCAGGTGCTTTGGTTCATAATGTAACTTAGCATTTCTGTAATTTGGTATCTATGATGTAGAAATTGACTTTAGATTTGAGTAAAACAGGCTGAAGATATTAGTTTTTGTTCACTCCAAATTTACAAGAAATTATTCTTTCGTGAGGAAGAATCGGGTAGTCTGAAAATTGAGATTTTGCATCACCTGCGGAGTGAAGCAAAATGCTTTATCCTAATGTTTATAAATATCAAATTCACTTTGACGTGTGGTATCCAACACATACTCATGTGGAcataagagcatctccaacagaaTTGCTATCCCACTTTCCAAGCCAAAATTTAAGTCTATTAGGATGGTCATCCCATCCAGCTTGCCAAATGATCGCCCAAACTCTCCAAACTTGGCAAGCGAGTTTGCCTTACTAAATGTGAGTCCCGCGCAAAAAATGGAGAGTCAGTGCGGAATGGAGAGGctgagagcaactccaacagccTTGCCATCTTCCTCTCCAAGCCAAAATTTAGCAAGTCTGCTGGAAATTCACGATCCAACAGAGTTGCTATCCAGATGGCCATCCCATCCGACTTGCCAAATACTTTCCCACACTCTCCATACTTAGCAAGCAAGTTTGGCTTGCCAAATGTGCAAAATGGAGTGTCTATTGTAGTGCGAAATTGAGAGGTtgttggagtggatggagagtgtaGTTTTTTAGAGAGAAAACTAACTATTAGGATTTGGAGAGTGGGAAATGGATAGCCTGTTTCAATGAGCAACTCAATATGGAGAGGAATCTTTTTACCAACTTAGATAGAGTCAAATGGAGAGTTAAAAATGGATAGTCTGTCGGAGTTGCTCGAAATGGATAGAGATTACAGATTTTTAGAGAGGAACTTAGCTATTACGATTTGGAGAGTAGGAAATGGATAGTTTGTTGGAATGAACAACTTAATATGGAGAGTCTATTGGAGTTGCTGTAAGAAAGTACGTAATATCTGTGTGCACGTGACGGTTGTGCACGTGACGGTTACTTGCGGTCAGTTTCGACAGGGAAACGGTTAATGCAGCATTGCGCTAAAATAATGTTTGGCCGTTCAAGATAACCTATTTTGTAAAATGTTAACTCTGGTGTTATGCGATTTAATTTGATAACAGAGGTTTTCTTTCGTTTCTTAGTGATTCATGAGTGGCTGGGGTTTTGCTTGTTTGGTTTCGCAGAGTCACACTGGACAAGCTTATATTATAAGAAAATTGGTTGTTGAATTTAGAGATCAATTTCTTTTAGTGCTTTGCACGTGAAGATAAGCATCTCAGTAAAAATCAATTTCTAGCCCACGATACAAACACAAGGCGTACTCTATTTGATTTCAGATCATTCACACGCAGACACGCTTTATCGTGATGCCTGAATCCACATTCCAAATTCCAATACTGTAGCCACTAAAAACTTGGCAGATCAGCAAAAAATTTCCAACTAGCACCAAATCTCTTACTCGTACTGTAAGTCTGTAATACATCCATTTCGACCCAATGTCATCGTCATTACAGCTTATTTTGTTCAACATCTTTGTCCTACTGGAAGgtctccaaagtccaaacaagCTATTCACGAAACTTGTGGCAATTGTGCATATAAACGAATATGCCAAATGTAAATGTACAAACGGAGGAAATACAAGACCAGTTCTCAGCTATTGGTGAGTCAAGGATTTCCAATCACTGTCGAATTTCCGGTGCTGCAAAACATAGGATAACACTAAACTGTTATAGACGAACAAAACTTCGGGTtatgtttgaactttgaacataAGTTCCTTGACAAAAAGTGATGGTCCCTGGGAAAGCATTAGTACCTCTGCAATTGGCATTCGAGTTCTCACAGCCTCAACTTTTGACAAATCAAGATCTGCAACTGCAAATCCAGTGGAGAGCCGATCTGTAGTCAcaatttttttaatcaaccAGTGCTTCAATGTATGTGTATAACAGTTTCCATGTCAAGAATTTCAATGTAGCAGATGTTGATGATCAATTCAGCGGAAACAAATTATTTATGGTAGTTACGAAACGAGGTATTGAATTAACCAGATAATAAGTCTTGAGCAAACAAATCTCAGTAAAGATATACAAAAGAAACCTAATTTAATAAAGGAGATGAAAAAAGGTATACCTGGAAGTTGAGCTATTACCGTTCCCCATGGATCAATAATTATAGAATCACCATAGCTTTCTCTTTTCTCATTATGCTTTCCAGCTTGAGCCGCAGCAATAACCTATGAATTGTTTGGGAATTTCTTTATTTAACTTGCTTAGATCATGCAAGGCCAAACAACTGATATACATATTTCAGTAAATTACATAAACAATGGATTTTGAAATAAGCATAGCTCATTCATGTTGAATTGGCAATCACAAAGACGCATATGGTGGATTTTCAAATAGATAACCTAGTGATATGGTTTGAACACATTATCTACCATGTAAAATTACGAGAACAAGATGCTGCTATTTGTCCAGTATTAACTTATATGCTATCTATCTCATGTTGCAAATAACATGAAAATACAAAAATAATTGGATTTACAAATACACAAGTAAATGAGAAGATAGGAGTTGATTTACATACATAACATTGTGTCTCAATTGCACGAGCACGGAGGAGGATTTCCCAGTGTGCCTCCCCGGTTACCTTGGTGAATGCGGAGGGTACTAGTAATACCTAAAAGGAAAAATTATTAAGACAGGACCAGAAAATATGCAATCGCCCTACACTTTCTTAAGGGGGGTATGATAGGCAGGCATTCCTATAACCATCATATAGTTTGTGTACAGTAAATTAGAATACATAACTACCTGTGCTTCATGCTTAAAGCGCAGAATTTGATAAAGCTCTGGGAATCTCAAATCATAGCAAACAGTAAGCCCCAACCGTCCAAAAGGGCTATCCACAGCAACAATTGTATCGCCTGATAAGAGAGATAACACATCATAAAAATCGCATATAAGGAATAAACTGCAATCCATTATGACAACAGTAGATACTACTTTATCCAAGACAGTAAGACAATAGCAGTCATTTTTGCAGCCAAGTCAATGTGATATAACTTTtaccacaagtccacaactATTTATAAGATACTCAGAAGTCAAATAAACAAGGCAAGAATTATTATAAACAAACTGCTACATGCAATTCTTGCATAACCTATAGGTATTTGAATGATCTTGAAGAAACTTACAAAAAGCACAGAGTTGCTTATGAATAAATTTTATTACAAGAGTATATTTGTATTTTATGACCCTGTTATGTGTATGCTTTGCATAGTTTCATGGACACATTGCCTG
This sequence is a window from Setaria italica strain Yugu1 chromosome III, Setaria_italica_v2.0, whole genome shotgun sequence. Protein-coding genes within it:
- the LOC101771718 gene encoding F-box protein At5g07610, which produces MRPPPAATRRPRQHLWWRWRLPMMAGGSGSKKRARRTRKPDPTALLTDDLLVEILARVPYRSLCRCRCVSKRWRALISHPDHRARLPQTLAGIFYHGPVAVGGGGSPESTSTSNCFASVPGTAPPLIHTSFSFLPDREREELVLVDSCNGLILCRCYRFPDEGEFDYLVLNPATEKWVAVPITRRWSSKVQTVHLGFDPAVSSHFHVFEFQVDIDDDDYDAGDGHVLGVKIYLSATGVWSHRQSGWSMEISFELDLKSVFLDGMLYVIARESVVGSVDVEGKTWRIINFPRSKDSRFYDTGGGFIDLSQGRLHLANDDDMVGDKLAIWVLEDKDNEQWTLKHTVRNKHLVRRKHVHFGFHEFIVVAIHPDRNMVFFVFGLEKTLISYDMDSGKVSIIRNLGRTCNEHFLPYVPCFQTHYQMVGTGNQQSDFLSMAQLLPMVLIISTSGFQLQLQ
- the LOC101770933 gene encoding DNAJ protein JJJ1 homolog; this encodes MASAAGGAPKRCYYEVLGLPRDCSPTDIKLAFRRLALSLHPDKQGPGADLAAATAAFQELQHAHSVLSDPQERAYYDSHRSQILFSDASAAGAKSASPVPDLFAFFSSSAFSGFSDTGRGFYKVYGDVFDRVFAQELAYARRMGVPEPAAPPVIGNLDSPYTQVTAFYNYWLGFGSVMDFGWAAEWDAARGENRRVRRLMEEDNKKAMRKARREYNDAVRGLAAFCKKRDKRVVDMALKKKAEEEKRKAEEKERKKEEEKRKKERAMAYQEPDWARVEEEEGLYDDEEEEEMKAKRKEELYCVACNKKFKSDKQWKNHEQSKKHRDKIAELRMAFKEEEGSLKEAEEEGEGDLDEVDVGFDFKPMQESDDESAFSDAAEELAEDLEEGLEVRDKEDGDKVFDSAEQEVGSYDEASVLEAMLSSRKNRKGGYVAPTEKTSSGAAEEEDDDDRSSEVNNTKRKGRRRRAAKKEQDEGTYADNERHGKSEVQPEESGNGNGADDKMEGPSSSNEGSASASKGDEQNGKNSNPKKNKKNKKGAEKKTTVSADQKSTSKAEQKSKGKKQKEVSKAPSNDCETCGGTFESRNKLFSHLEETGHAMLKTRQKNR